One Leptolyngbya sp. SIO1E4 genomic window, CTTCACTTCAGCCGCTTGGCGCAGTTCTCCCACATGGGTTTTTTGGTGCTGATCGCTATCTTTTGTTAGCAAACTACTGTCATACAGAAACGGGTACCGCTTAAGTTGCGTTACGATGGGCTGCTCACCAATGCCCTCAACACCCTCCGCAACATCTTTGTCAAATAAGTTCGCAAACCGTCTCAGGGCTGCGTACTGCTCTGTTTTGGTAAAGCTCTGAGTGAGATGACGAATGCAACGCGTTTCATAGCAATTCGTATTATCCGTCGGAACTGTCTCAAAGAGCTGTACTAACGCTGGAATCGCCCAATGCTCTCTGGGCTGGGTATACCAGGGGTTAATCAGGGTGTAGCTACAGCGGTTGAGCGTGTACTTAAATTCCCGCTCAGCCTGAGGACGATGAACCAACTCTGTCAGCACTGCCCAAACCATCGGATCAGAGTAGCCCTCTGCTTCGATGAACAACTGCCGAAACCGCTCTAAGGCAGCATCAGCACTTTCTGTTTGACGACACTGCCGTAAATGACGATATAAGTGATTTTCGAGTTCAGTGGAGGAGGCTTGATTATTGCTCGACCACGACTCGTAAGAATCCATGGAACTCATGTTGGCAGACTACCCAATTCAGTAGACATATATGGCTTAAATGCGATTTTTCTGTGGGAGATAGGAATTTTGGTCAAGGTAAATGTCTACACGATACCCTGATCAGAAAACTCAAACAGTCACAGAGGGGACACCTTTATAGCTGTCACTCCGCATCATACTGATGAATGCGCTTGTGGGATCCTCCCATGCTCTAATTCTGTAAGTCTCTACACGAGCGGTTGTAGGAATCTATGAAAAAGGGGCACTGTTAACAGCACCCCGAGATAATGAGTTCCCTTGAAACACAACGGCTGGAGTGCTAGGAAGCAACCTTGCGATAAGGAACTTTCGTAGAGATGTTGATGTCGGCGGTTGTTACCCGTGCTGGCGCTGCTGACATGGGGCGAATGCTACGGGCCATGTTTAAGAACAGCTGAGGGCTACCAGCGGTTGGCTGCTTGTCTTGGGGAACAAAGCGGCGAACCTGAGTTTGCCAGACGATCTGCGGGAAGCCCAGGATAGAACGATGATATTCGTCGTAACGAGGCAATCGCAGATTGGTGGTCATTTCGCCTGCTTCGCGGTTGGGTAGCACGCGACGGCGCTGATAAGGAACCGTACTATAGCCAAAGTTGCCAAGGTACTCTTCACTATCCAGCAATTCATCCACAAAGCCCTGAATGCCTTTAGTGGCAACCACAATAGACCACGCGATTTTCTCGCGCTCATTGTAAACCTGGCGGCCTAGAACGCGCTCAACACAATGCTCTACAAAGCGGTAGTTGCTGTTTTTCTCATAGAAGCTGTTGTAGAAGGTTTTAGACAACAACAGCCCTCGGATGAAGTCCCGCACAGAAATCTGGCCATTGCGTAGCTGAGACTCTAGAAAAGGCTCACGATCCCACTTGAATGCATGGAAGAAGATTTGACGGTAGGCGGCCTCAATCAGAGTGTCCATGTCAGTGGCATCAAGTAAGTCATCAGTTCTGAAAATCCGAGGCTTCTCATCTCCAGAAACCTCGAATCCAGCAACACGCTGATTTTGGCTGGATGGGGAATAGCTCAACAACGGAAGCGACACGTTTAAATCTCCAGTATCTGAGGATTTTTTACAATCTTTAAAGCCAATCATAGGGGAAGACGGGAAGCGACCTTGGGAATTCTGAATAAATCCTCACAGAGCTTAATATTCTCTCTGGGCCAAGCAGGATTAGGGTTTCAGTCTGCAAGGTGATAGCAAGAGGAAGAACAGAACGCTGTTATTGCCCTCCTGCAACGGGTTTCTCTGAAATTCCCCAAGATTTTGTTACCAACCTAAAGCAGAATAATAGGCCGCTGGCAATGTTTCCATTTCGGGGGGGACGCTCACACTCTCTGGCGGCGATGTTGTTCCCTCATCAACTCGGGTTTCGACACAAAAAGAGGCTGTGTTTGAGAGCCCAATGACTGTGCTGGTGCGTAGCCTTAGGGTTTCATTAGGAAACCAAAACCGTTCTACAGAACTCATCGTGGCATATTCAGTGGTTAGCACGAGACCATC contains:
- a CDS encoding phycobilisome rod-core linker polypeptide, whose amino-acid sequence is MSLPLLSYSPSSQNQRVAGFEVSGDEKPRIFRTDDLLDATDMDTLIEAAYRQIFFHAFKWDREPFLESQLRNGQISVRDFIRGLLLSKTFYNSFYEKNSNYRFVEHCVERVLGRQVYNEREKIAWSIVVATKGIQGFVDELLDSEEYLGNFGYSTVPYQRRRVLPNREAGEMTTNLRLPRYDEYHRSILGFPQIVWQTQVRRFVPQDKQPTAGSPQLFLNMARSIRPMSAAPARVTTADINISTKVPYRKVAS